In a genomic window of Thermosynechococcus sp. CL-1:
- a CDS encoding YajQ family cyclic di-GMP-binding protein, whose translation MASTFSFDIVSDFDWQELVNAVDQTEREIKARYDLKDTQTTLELTKEGLTIHTNSEFTLNSVQTILQQKAAKRQLSLKIFDYGPVEAAGGQRVKQLIKLRRGIPSELAKEISKLIRNEFKKVQVSIQGDVVRVSAKSKDDLQAVIQRLKTEDYPVPLQFTNYR comes from the coding sequence ATGGCAAGCACCTTTTCCTTTGATATTGTGAGTGACTTTGACTGGCAGGAGCTGGTCAATGCAGTGGATCAAACGGAGCGAGAGATCAAAGCCCGCTATGACCTCAAGGATACCCAGACCACCCTTGAATTAACCAAAGAGGGACTGACGATTCACACCAATAGTGAATTTACGCTCAATTCAGTGCAAACGATTCTGCAACAGAAGGCGGCGAAGCGGCAGTTGTCTCTGAAAATTTTTGACTATGGGCCTGTGGAAGCAGCGGGTGGTCAACGGGTGAAACAACTGATCAAGTTGCGCCGTGGCATCCCTTCAGAACTGGCCAAGGAAATTAGCAAACTCATCCGCAATGAATTTAAGAAGGTGCAGGTCTCGATCCAAGGGGATGTGGTACGGGTCAGTGCCAAATCAAAGGATGATCTACAAGCGGTGATCCAACGCCTGAAAACTGAGGATTACCCCGTGCCATTACAATTTACAAATTACCGTTAG
- a CDS encoding DUF2854 domain-containing protein has protein sequence MLGSVSLGTLGLIVGSLLTVVGVVAYATGNATLNLAGFFYGVPLLLGGLALKAAELKPVPYREAPTPEAIAGRAQATPTQTQIRKDVTRYRYGQEAHLDSTLATLGLSPSDAERPVLVAIAETLTDGAYTLILEFDSPAVPLEVWQSKQAKMQTFFGPNIRVSIMDQGNNRVAVALMRE, from the coding sequence ATGTTGGGGTCTGTATCGCTGGGAACGTTGGGGTTAATTGTCGGTTCACTGCTGACGGTGGTGGGAGTGGTGGCCTATGCCACGGGGAATGCCACCTTGAATCTAGCGGGCTTTTTCTACGGTGTGCCCCTACTCTTGGGCGGCTTGGCACTCAAAGCGGCGGAACTCAAGCCGGTGCCCTATCGTGAAGCCCCGACCCCAGAGGCGATCGCTGGCCGTGCCCAAGCAACCCCCACCCAAACCCAAATCCGTAAGGATGTCACCCGCTATCGTTATGGCCAAGAAGCACACCTAGATAGCACATTGGCCACTTTAGGCTTGAGTCCCTCGGATGCTGAGCGTCCTGTCTTAGTGGCGATCGCCGAGACCTTAACGGACGGTGCCTATACATTAATTTTAGAATTTGACTCCCCGGCGGTTCCCCTTGAGGTGTGGCAATCGAAGCAAGCCAAGATGCAGACATTCTTTGGCCCCAATATTCGGGTAAGTATTATGGATCAGGGAAACAACCGTGTGGCGGTGGCACTCATGCGCGAGTAA